Proteins co-encoded in one Quercus robur chromosome 8, dhQueRobu3.1, whole genome shotgun sequence genomic window:
- the LOC126696683 gene encoding uncharacterized protein LOC126696683, whose protein sequence is MDTDFIERLQSIHLTEEEGEVIKVRSENRAKILEECSLSLMGHFHTMKPINLWVAKNLLRSVWKLGHDLKITDIGEGLMQFKFSMESQLKWVWGLPFDLINEEARKDIGGGIRRVLEVDCKAIATDQARFLRIRVELPLDKPIQRGAIVLSPKGVSVQIAFQYERLVGLCFSCGKLGHEAKECPSKVSAITGERLYGEWLKAGV, encoded by the exons ATGGATACAGATTTTATTGAAAGACTTCAGAGTATTCACTTGACGGAGGAGGAGGGTGAAGTTATAAAGGTTCGATCAGAGAATCGTGCAAAGATATTGGAGGAGTGTTCATTAAGTCTAATGGGTCATTTTCATACGATGAAACCAATCAATTTATGGGTTGCCAAAAATCTACTGAGGTCAGTGTGGAAACTTGGCCATGATCTGAAGATTACGGATATTGGTGAGGGGCTAATGCAATTCAAATTCTCCATGGAGAGCCAACTGAAGTGG GTTTGGGGGCTACCTTTTGATCTCATTAATGAAGAAGCAAGAAAAGATATCGGTGGTGGCATTAGGAGAGTCTTGGAAGTGGACTGCAAGGCAATTGCTACTGATCAAGCTCGCTTCCTTCGGATTAGAGTTGAATTGCCATTGGATAAACCAATCCAAAGGGGCGCTATAGTGCTTAGCCCAAAAGGTGTGAGCGTGCAAATAGCTTTCCAATATGAAAGATTGGTGGGGCTGTGTTTTAGTTGTGGTAAGCTCGGACATGAAGCAAAGGAATGCCCGAGTAAAGTCTCTGCTATAACGGGTGAAAGGCTGTATGGGGAGTGGCTCAAGGCGGGGGTCTGA
- the LOC126697887 gene encoding hydroxyacylglutathione hydrolase cytoplasmic isoform X2 has translation MKVYHVPCLEDNYSYLIIDERSKEAAVVDPVEAEKVVQFAKQHGVLLKFVLTTHHHCHTNGHISYYVTSKEEEDPAVFTGDTLFIAGCGKFFEGTAEQMYQSLCVTLGSLPKPTRVYCGHEYTVKNLQFALTVEPDNVKIQQKLTWAQHQRQAGLATIPSTIEEELETNPFMRVDLPEIQARVGCGSPVEAIQEIRKRKDNWRG, from the exons atgaaagtATACCACGTTCCTTGCTTGGAGGACAACTACTCCTACCT CATAATCGATGAGAGGTCAAAAGAAGCGGCAGTAGTGGATCCAGTAGAGGCTGAGAAGGTAGTACAATTTGCCAAACAACACGGCGTCCTTCTCAAGTTCGTTCTCACCACACACCATCACTG CCACACCAATGGTCACATTAGTTATTATGTGACTAGCAAAGAGGAAGAAGACCCAGCTGTTTTCACTGGAGACACATTG TTTATTGCTGGTTGTGGGAAATTTTTTGAGGGAACGGCAGAGCAGATGTATCAATCGCTATGTGTAACATTGGGTTCATTGCCAAAGCCAACTCGAGTATACTGTGGCCATGAG TACACGGTGAAAAACTTGCAGTTTGCTCTGACAGTTGAACCAGATAATGTTAAGATACAACAAAAGTTAACATGGGCCCAGCATCAGCGGCAGGCAGGCCTTGCCACTATTCCCTCAACCATTGAGGAAGAATTAGAAACAAATCCATTCATGCGGGTTGATCTACCTGAAATCCAG GCGAGGGTTGGTTGTGGTTCGCCTGTTGAAGCTATCCAGGAGATAAGAAAGCGGAAGGACAACTGGAGGGGCTAA
- the LOC126697885 gene encoding uncharacterized protein LOC126697885 codes for MSKSSSSTSAGLIRGLLLRRLQIAQPNRSFSSCTSTIPSVPSYSAIRNFSSSETKTSLISQFQFQHSKPKPSFSNNTFTFTFKPPHNPNLSFTSTGFRFFSSVNNANFARKVFDKPATALSSAFSRYRQAIGLQFEAFFKRNSLFLFGATAVLLCALLWRIMFGIANTFVGLSEGMAKYGFLALSSAIVAFAGLYIRSRLTINPDKVYRMAMRRLNTSAGILEVMGAPLSGTELRAYVMSGGGLTLKNFKPSLRTKRCFLIFPIRGSERKGLVSVEVKNKKGQYDMKLLAVDIPMASGPDQRLFLIGDEEEYKVGGGLISELRDPVVKAMAATKEFDDLDQIEEEEDAERELQEAERKHREEIEKLEKGGSQ; via the exons atgtcaaaatcctCTTCTTCCACCTCCGCCGGACTGATCCGAGGTCTTCTTCTGAGGAGGCTCCAAATCGCTCAGCCAAATCGCTCCTTTTCTAGTTGTACATCTACTATTCCGAGTGTCCCTTCTTACTCTGCTATTCGTAATTTCTCATCATCCGAAACCAAAACCTCCTTGATCTcccaatttcaatttcaacattcTAAACCAAAACCCTCTTTCTCAAACAACACTTTCACTTTCACTTTCAAACCACCTCATAACCCCAATCTCTCTTTCACATCAACTGGGTTTAGGTTCTTCTCTTCTGTCAACAATGCTAACTTCGCTAGAAAGGTCTTCGACAAGCCCGCCACAGCTCTCTCTTCCGCTTTCTCTCGCTACCGCCAGGCCATTGGTTTGCAATTTGAGGCTTTCTTTAAGagaaactctctctttctctttggggCCACTGCCGTTTTACTCTGTGCTTTGCTCTGGAGGATTATGTTCGGCATAGCTAATACCTTCGTTGGCCTCTCCGAAGGCATGGCCAAGTATGGCTTTCTCGCCCTCTCTTCTGCTATCGTCGCTTTTGCT GGCCTTTATATCCGCTCAAGATTAACAATCAATCCTGATAAAGTTTATAGAATGGCCATGAGGAGGCTTAATACGTCTGCTGGGATCCTTGAGGTTATGGGTGCCCCTCTTTCTGGAACAGAATTGAGAGCCTATGTTATGTCAGGAGGAGGGCTTACACTGAAGAACTTCAAGCCTAGTCTTAGGACCAAAAGGTGTTTTCTCATCTTCCCAATACGAGGTTCTGAGCGAAAGGGTCTTGTCAGTGTTGAAGTCAAGAATAAAAAAGGGCAG TATGATATGAAGCTATTGGCAGTCGACATTCCCATGGCATCAGGACCTGACCAGCGATTATTCCTGATTGGAGATGAGGAAGAGTACAAGGTTGGGGGCGGGCTAATATCTGAGCTAAGAGATCCTGTAGTGAAAGCAATGGCAGCAACCAAGGAGTTTGATGATCTTGATCAAATTGAAGAAGAGGAGGATGCTGAAAGAGAACTTCAGGAGGCAGAAAGGAAGCACCGTGAAGAAATCGAGAAGCTTGAAAAAGGTGGCTCACAGTAA
- the LOC126696682 gene encoding uncharacterized protein LOC126696682 has translation MEAFRNALLHCGLIDLGYRGNIFTWQNGRPGDAFVQERLDRACATLDWRERFPHVVVNHLQVSYSDHDPIFIIINGSAGNTRRKKIPKRFEEKWAIHPECEAIIQEVWSREPPRGSPMFRLFSKIRDCRMALVAWSQNMGSTGTRIEEKKQQLQTLTAQNDPANLELIQKVRDDINTLLYQEELAWRQCSRSIWLPASNKNTKFFHQRASQCCRKNNIDGLLDEGGRWCTSDAEI, from the coding sequence ATGGAGGCTTTTCGTAATGCATTATTGCACTGTGGATTGATAGATCTAGGGTACCGGGGTAATATTTTTACATGGCAAAATGGAAGGCCCGGAGATGCTTTTGTTCAAGAGCGTCTGGATAGGGCATGTGCTACACTGGATTGGAGAGAAAGGTTTCCTCATGTAGTGGTGAACCATTTACAGGTATCATATTCGGACCATGACCCAATTTTTATAATCATCAATGGTAGTGCAGGCAATACAAGGAGAAAGAAAATCCCGAAAAGGTTTGAGGAAAAATGGGCGATACATCCCGAATGCGAAGCCATTATCCAAGAGGTATGGAGTAGGGAACCACCAAGGGGCAGCCCTATGTTTCGATTATTCTCAAAAATAAGGGATTGCCGTATGGCCTTGGTAGCTTGGAGTCAGAATATGGGAAGCACTGGAACACGGATTGAGGAGAAAAAACAACAACTCCAAACCCTTACAGCACAAAATGATCCAGCAAATTTGGAGTTAATACAAAAAGTGAGGGATGATATCAATACGCTCTTGTATCAAGAAGAATTGGCTTGGAGACAATGTTCTAGATCCATTTGGCTACCTGCTAGCAACAAGAACACCAAGTTCTTTCATCAAAGGGCTAGTCAATGTTGTcgaaaaaataatattgatgGCCTTTTGGATGAGGGGGGGAGATGGTGTACATCAGATGCTGAAATATAG
- the LOC126696680 gene encoding uncharacterized protein LOC126696680: MVERERPRSSKEEDTLERSIKKFKDVHHKIETPSEFLGNGDKIKSYKDKLVGSIPGTYEQAFGFDFGMEEEVNSDDEDDELCEGMVSFKFSKDEKTRICAPRGKAIIVKIFGHSLGYSFLVERLRSMWKPVGRMDCVNVGHNFFLIKFELQSDLDEVIKGGPWFVGQQFISIHQWELEFKASLAYCSTVTVWVRLPELPIEFYEPPMLKKIGKTIGPVLRIDSYTLNGEKGRFARICVQIDVNKPLFRSIKIRRMIQPVQYEGLNSLCFACGRLGHWKDHCPIVIKKPKSPMENSGNQTSDSPTRREE; this comes from the coding sequence atggtagagagagaaagaccaCGAAGCTCTAAAGAAGAAGACACGTTAGAAAGAAGCATCAAGAAGTTCAAGGACGTCCACCACAAGATAGAAACTCCCTCTGAGTTCCTGGGTAATGGAGATAAGATCAAAAGCTATAAAGACAAGCTAGTTGGATCGATACCAGGCACATATGAGCAAGCTTTTGGATTTGACTTTGGCATGGAGGAGGAGGTGAACTCTGATGACGAGGATGATGAACTTTGTGAAGGTATGGTTTCCTTTAAATTTTCGAAAGATGAAAAAACAAGGATTTGTGCTCCCCGGGGAAAGGCTATCATTGTTAAGATTTTTGGTCATAGTCTTGGGTATTCATTCTTGGTGGAGAGACTGAGGTCCATGTGGAAACCTGTTGGTAGGATGGACTGTGTCAATGTGGGTCACAATTTTTTCCTTATCAAATTTGAGCTTCAGTCTGACTTGGATGAGGTGATCAAGGGGGGGCCCTGGTTTGTTGGTCAGCAATTCATATCTATCCACCAATGGGAACTTGAGTTCAAGGCATCACTTGCTTATTGTTCGACTGTTACAGTGTGGGTTAGATTGCCTGAACTTCCTATAGAGTTCTATGAACCACCCATGCTCAAGAAAATTGGAAAGACCATTGGTCCAGTCCTCAGAATTGATTCTTATACTTTGAACGGGGAGAAAGGACGTTTCGCGAGGATTTGCGTTCAGATAGATGTCAACAAACCCCTTTTTAGATCTATAAAGATTAGGCGGATGATACAGCCGGTGCAATATGAGGGCCTTAATTCTTTATGCTTTGCCTGTGGGCGTTTGGGTCATTGGAAGGATCACTGCCCAATTGTGATTAAGAAGCCAAAATCACCTATGGAAAACTCAGGGAACCAGACCTCAGATTCTCCTACACGCAGAGAAGAGTAG
- the LOC126697888 gene encoding uncharacterized protein LOC126697888 — translation MNYRLPVKQVTYKINHRKEKKRDFSFFSLAVSRSLSLLLCCVLLILLLLIVLGRSSPRLHTNLRQIRIESSHLLRFFPNGNPCENFPLKKNKEERLEINMNRESSLKATSKFSEQSQLPVINGKGNGQLMYKKKGSKKTQHDSSVKNGKPSSVFKRRVFCFSKSFLENRHLHP, via the exons ATGAATTACCGGTTACCAGTCAAGCAGGTAACATATAAAATCAatcacagaaaagaaaaaaaaagagacttttcttttttctctctcgcCGTCTCgcgttctctctctctacttctCTGCTGCGTTCTTTTAATTCTGCTCCTTCTCATTGTTCTTGGTCGATCTTCACCTCGTCTTCATACAAATCTCAG GCAGATTCGAATTGAATCAAGCCACTTGCTTCGATTTTTCCCCAATGGAAACCCATGTGAAAATTTCccattgaagaaaaacaaagaagagaggTTAGAAATCAACATGAACAGAGAAAGTTCTCTTAAAGcaacttcaaaattttctgaGCAAAGTCAACTTCCTGTTATAAATGGTAAAGGTAATGGTCAATTGATGTATAAAAAGAAAGGGTCGAAGAAGACACAACATGATTCAAGTGTTAAAAATGGGAAGCCATCAAGTGTGTTTAAGAGGAGAGTATTTTGCTTCTCAAAATCCTTTCTTGAGAATAGG CATTTGCACCCATGA
- the LOC126697887 gene encoding hydroxyacylglutathione hydrolase cytoplasmic isoform X1, with protein MKVYHVPCLEDNYSYLIIDERSKEAAVVDPVEAEKVVQFAKQHGVLLKFVLTTHHHWDHAGGNEKIKELVPGIKVYGGSLDNVKGCTDKLENGDNITLGAHLNILSLHTPSHTNGHISYYVTSKEEEDPAVFTGDTLFIAGCGKFFEGTAEQMYQSLCVTLGSLPKPTRVYCGHEYTVKNLQFALTVEPDNVKIQQKLTWAQHQRQAGLATIPSTIEEELETNPFMRVDLPEIQARVGCGSPVEAIQEIRKRKDNWRG; from the exons atgaaagtATACCACGTTCCTTGCTTGGAGGACAACTACTCCTACCT CATAATCGATGAGAGGTCAAAAGAAGCGGCAGTAGTGGATCCAGTAGAGGCTGAGAAGGTAGTACAATTTGCCAAACAACACGGCGTCCTTCTCAAGTTCGTTCTCACCACACACCATCACTG GGATCACGCTGGTggaaatgagaaaataaagGAGCTGGTACCGGGGATTAAGGTTTATGGTGGTTCGTTAGATAATGTGAAGGGTTGCACTGATAAACTGGAAAACGGTGATAACATCACTCTTGGTGCTCATCTCAATATACTCTCTCTTCACACTCCTTC CCACACCAATGGTCACATTAGTTATTATGTGACTAGCAAAGAGGAAGAAGACCCAGCTGTTTTCACTGGAGACACATTG TTTATTGCTGGTTGTGGGAAATTTTTTGAGGGAACGGCAGAGCAGATGTATCAATCGCTATGTGTAACATTGGGTTCATTGCCAAAGCCAACTCGAGTATACTGTGGCCATGAG TACACGGTGAAAAACTTGCAGTTTGCTCTGACAGTTGAACCAGATAATGTTAAGATACAACAAAAGTTAACATGGGCCCAGCATCAGCGGCAGGCAGGCCTTGCCACTATTCCCTCAACCATTGAGGAAGAATTAGAAACAAATCCATTCATGCGGGTTGATCTACCTGAAATCCAG GCGAGGGTTGGTTGTGGTTCGCCTGTTGAAGCTATCCAGGAGATAAGAAAGCGGAAGGACAACTGGAGGGGCTAA
- the LOC126697886 gene encoding 60S ribosomal protein L10 has product MGRRPARCYRQIKNKPYPKSRYCRGVPDPKIRIYDVGMKKKGVDEFPFCVHLVSWEKENVTSEALEAARIACNKYMAKFAGKDAFHLRVRVHPFHVLRINKMLSCAGADRLQTGMRGAFGKPQGVCARVSIGQVLLSVRCKDSNSQHAQEALRRAKFKFPGRQKIIVSRKWGFTKFSRADYLKYKAENKISPDGVNAKLLGCHGSLALRKPGRAFLPETA; this is encoded by the exons ATGGGGAGGA GACCTGCAAGGTGTTATCGTCAAATCAAAAACAAACCCTACCCGAAATCACGATATTGTCGTGGTGTCCCCGATCCCAAGATCAGAATATATGATGTTGGAATGAAGAAGAAAGGTGTTGATGAGTTTCCGTTTTGTGTCCATCTTGTGAGctgggaaaaggaaaatgttacaAGTGAGGCATTGGAAGCAGCTAGAATTGCCTGCAACAAGTACATGGCCAAATTTGCTGGTAAGGATGCATTCCATTTGAGAGTGAGGGTGCACCCATTCCATGTTTTGCGGATCAACAAGATGCTCTCATGTGCTGGGGCTGATAGGCTCCAGACTGGGATGAGGGGTGCTTTTGGCAAGCCACAAGGGGTATGTGCAAGAGTAAGCATTGGTCAGGTCCTCCTTTCTGTGCGCTGTAAGGACAGCAACAGCCAGCATGCCCAGGAAGCTCTCCGCCGAGCGAAATTCAAGTTTCCTGGTCGTCAAAAGATTATTGTTAGCAGGAAGTG GGGATTTACCAAATTCAGCCGTGCTGACTATCTGAAGTACAAGGCAGAGAACAAGATTTCCCCAGATGGTGTCAATGCTAAG CTTCTTGGATGTCATGGATCTTTGGCATTGCGTAAACCAGGAAGAGCTTTTCTGCCTGAAACTGCTTAA